A genomic segment from Tissierellales bacterium encodes:
- a CDS encoding NCS2 family permease: MSSKTEVEHGFLEKRFELEEHGTDVKTEVLAGITTFMTMAYILAVNPLILADAGMDVGGVFTATALSAVIATLVMAFYANYPFGLAPGMGLNAFFAYTVVLGMGYSWQFALTAVLIEGIIFIVLSFFKVREAIFDCIPINLKHAVSVGIGLFIALIGLSNVGLVVQGEGVILDLGNLKSPEVLLALIGLIIMGVLLAKKVKGALLIGILATTIIGIPMGVTQLPEAGGIISLPPSLKHVAFQFEWGHIFTLDMVVVVFTFLFVDIFDTIGTLTGVASKANMLDEEGKLPRVSEALMSDAVGTLSGACLGTSTVTTFVESASGVAEGGRTGLTALTTAGMFAISLFFAPLFIMVPSSATAPALILVGLFMMSPIKEVDLDDFTEAIPAFLTILMMPMAYSIAEGIVFGIVSYVILKTLTGKWKEVSPVTYILALIFILKEFL, translated from the coding sequence ATGTCAAGTAAAACGGAAGTTGAACATGGGTTTTTAGAAAAAAGATTTGAGCTAGAAGAACATGGAACTGATGTTAAGACAGAAGTATTAGCAGGTATTACTACTTTTATGACTATGGCTTATATTTTAGCGGTAAATCCACTTATTCTTGCAGATGCAGGAATGGATGTTGGGGGAGTCTTTACTGCTACAGCCTTATCTGCTGTTATAGCTACATTAGTAATGGCTTTCTATGCCAATTATCCTTTTGGACTAGCTCCTGGCATGGGACTTAACGCTTTTTTTGCCTATACAGTAGTCTTAGGCATGGGATATTCTTGGCAATTTGCATTAACTGCAGTACTTATAGAAGGAATTATTTTTATAGTACTTTCCTTTTTTAAAGTTAGAGAGGCTATATTTGATTGTATACCAATAAATTTAAAACATGCAGTTTCAGTAGGTATTGGGTTGTTTATAGCGTTAATTGGACTATCTAATGTAGGTTTAGTAGTACAAGGGGAAGGGGTAATATTAGACTTAGGAAATCTTAAGTCGCCTGAAGTATTATTAGCCTTAATAGGTCTTATTATTATGGGAGTTTTACTAGCAAAGAAAGTCAAAGGTGCATTACTTATAGGTATACTTGCTACTACTATTATAGGAATACCCATGGGAGTTACTCAGCTTCCAGAGGCGGGAGGAATAATAAGTTTACCGCCATCTTTAAAACATGTAGCTTTCCAATTTGAGTGGGGACATATTTTTACTTTAGACATGGTTGTAGTTGTATTTACTTTCCTGTTTGTGGATATATTTGATACTATTGGGACATTGACAGGAGTTGCTTCAAAGGCAAATATGCTTGATGAAGAAGGGAAACTTCCTAGAGTAAGTGAGGCATTAATGTCAGATGCAGTAGGTACATTATCTGGTGCATGTTTAGGAACCAGTACTGTAACTACTTTTGTGGAAAGTGCTTCTGGTGTAGCAGAGGGAGGAAGAACAGGGCTTACTGCTTTAACTACAGCTGGTATGTTTGCAATATCTTTATTCTTTGCGCCATTATTCATTATGGTACCTAGCTCCGCTACTGCTCCAGCTTTAATATTAGTAGGTCTCTTTATGATGAGTCCTATTAAAGAAGTTGATCTAGATGATTTTACAGAGGCAATACCAGCATTTTTAACTATATTAATGATGCCAATGGCTTATAGTATAGCTGAAGGTATAGTATTTGGAATAGTATCTTATGTAATATTAAAGACATTAACAGGTAAATGGAAAGAAGTATCTCCAGTAACCTATATTTTAGCATTAATATTTATATTAAAAGAATTTTTATAA
- the ade gene encoding adenine deaminase: MGNPLNYKKAIDYRKLIDALMSGKEFADTVLYQGEVINVLTKEIYTADIAIKDKYILLVGDCSDLIGPDTLVIDVRGKYLSPGFMDSHMHFESSMLTITEFSRLSIPSGTTTLIADPHEIGNALGPVGMKAMADEIENVPNHVYLVVPALTPDCPDLETAGYDTNSKDMEDLLNYKNIIGIGELQGFSNVKHVYKNTPEIVSDLVASTVYAKTNGMVVDGNAPELFGKELAAHIISAAGEASCHETTTKEEAMEKLRQGIYMFMREGSTQRNMGECIRAVTEEGFDSRRCILATDDMVAADLETLGHMNEIVKRTIKEGVDPVEAIQMVTINPATYFGFKDLGVLAPSKLADIVVIDDLEEMTVEGVFVEGNLVASKGELLIDIPEYSYPNTVKESVKIDPIEEKDLEIYANSYTARVRALEVIPDQNLTGTLEDTLRVSNGQVLPDTSKDLLQIGCIERYGRTGNIGKAFVKGFGLREGAFAESVAHDTHNIMVVGTNIKDMTLAVNKVIEIGGGLAIANRGRILSELRLPVGGLITDELTGHEVSEKIKEMESIVIDQLGCRIHAPFMHLSFLSLSTSPVWKITDKGLIDVNNFKVLSPVIE, from the coding sequence GTGGGTAATCCTTTAAATTATAAAAAAGCTATAGATTATAGAAAACTTATAGATGCCCTTATGAGTGGAAAAGAATTTGCTGATACAGTTTTATATCAAGGAGAAGTAATAAATGTACTTACAAAAGAAATATATACAGCAGATATTGCTATTAAAGATAAATACATTTTATTAGTAGGGGATTGTAGTGATTTAATAGGTCCTGATACTTTAGTTATTGATGTTAGAGGGAAATATTTGTCACCAGGCTTTATGGATTCTCATATGCATTTTGAAAGTAGTATGCTTACTATAACAGAATTTTCAAGGTTGTCTATTCCATCAGGTACTACAACACTAATAGCAGATCCTCATGAAATAGGAAATGCTTTAGGACCAGTTGGTATGAAGGCCATGGCTGATGAAATAGAAAATGTTCCTAATCATGTTTATTTAGTAGTTCCAGCATTGACTCCAGATTGTCCTGATTTGGAGACCGCTGGATATGATACAAATTCAAAGGATATGGAAGATTTATTAAATTATAAAAATATTATAGGTATTGGTGAGTTACAAGGCTTTAGTAATGTAAAGCATGTATATAAAAACACACCAGAAATTGTATCTGATTTAGTGGCATCTACTGTTTATGCTAAAACTAATGGTATGGTAGTAGATGGTAATGCACCAGAGCTATTTGGGAAAGAATTAGCTGCTCATATTATTTCTGCTGCAGGAGAAGCTTCCTGTCATGAAACTACGACTAAAGAAGAAGCTATGGAAAAACTAAGACAAGGTATATATATGTTTATGAGAGAAGGTTCTACTCAAAGAAATATGGGAGAATGTATTAGAGCTGTAACTGAAGAAGGTTTCGATTCAAGAAGATGCATATTAGCAACAGATGATATGGTGGCAGCTGACTTAGAAACATTAGGACATATGAATGAAATAGTAAAAAGAACTATTAAAGAAGGTGTAGACCCAGTAGAAGCAATTCAAATGGTAACTATTAATCCAGCTACATATTTTGGATTTAAAGACTTAGGAGTATTGGCACCAAGTAAATTGGCAGATATAGTAGTTATAGATGATTTAGAAGAAATGACTGTAGAAGGAGTATTTGTAGAAGGTAATCTTGTGGCTTCAAAAGGAGAACTATTAATAGATATACCAGAATATTCTTATCCGAATACAGTAAAGGAATCTGTAAAAATAGATCCTATAGAAGAAAAGGATTTAGAGATTTATGCTAACTCATATACTGCAAGGGTAAGGGCTCTTGAAGTAATACCAGATCAAAATCTAACAGGGACTTTAGAAGATACATTAAGAGTTTCTAATGGTCAAGTACTTCCAGATACTTCTAAAGATTTATTGCAAATTGGATGTATAGAAAGGTATGGAAGAACAGGTAATATTGGAAAAGCTTTTGTAAAAGGTTTTGGTTTAAGAGAAGGGGCTTTTGCAGAAAGTGTTGCTCATGATACTCATAATATAATGGTAGTTGGTACAAATATTAAGGATATGACTTTGGCAGTAAACAAAGTTATTGAAATAGGGGGAGGTCTGGCAATTGCCAATAGAGGAAGAATATTGTCAGAGCTAAGGTTGCCAGTAGGTGGGCTTATAACGGATGAATTAACAGGACATGAAGTAAGTGAAAAGATAAAGGAAATGGAAAGTATAGTAATAGATCAATTAGGGTGTAGAATACATGCGCCATTTATGCATTTATCTTTCTTATCTTTATCTACTAGTCCTGTATGGAAAATAACAGACAAAGGATTAATTGATGTTAACAATTTTAAAGTACTTTCTCCAGTAATTGAATAA
- a CDS encoding EutN/CcmL family microcompartment protein, protein MYLGKVIGTVVATRKDENLTGSKLMITQPLSIDSKPIGEPLIAVDTVGAGIGELVIFAKGTAARIAARKMDSPIDVSIVGIVDEIDIHKELIKE, encoded by the coding sequence ATGTATCTTGGAAAAGTAATAGGAACAGTAGTTGCAACAAGAAAAGATGAAAATCTTACAGGAAGTAAATTAATGATAACTCAGCCTCTCAGCATAGATTCAAAACCAATAGGAGAACCTTTAATTGCAGTAGATACAGTAGGTGCTGGTATAGGCGAATTAGTCATATTTGCCAAAGGCACTGCTGCTCGAATTGCAGCTAGAAAGATGGATTCTCCTATTGATGTATCCATAGTAGGTATAGTTGATGAGATAGATATTCACAAAGAACTTATTAAAGAATAA
- a CDS encoding flavoprotein: MDRQDLTKSILQNVSSTLKQGSETISSMEGNISMKGHKEDVLILLTGSDWRLKEKLGELSKLKKHGISIYICLSFAAEKILNLNQINNILNPVEFYREEDLFDLDSIVSKHSRLILPNITVNTLSKISLGILDTVIPNIVWDFLALGETVYIDFNTVRKHKGMDIKNKAMKNTIENYVGKVKSMGVIDISEESYISQIVNEDFNKTIDKSLGNKIEGEKKVIVEKDIVKLQSNNTQFLVPKNSIITPLAKDKARELNIKIIKE; the protein is encoded by the coding sequence ATGGATAGACAAGACTTAACTAAAAGTATTTTACAAAATGTCTCATCTACCTTGAAGCAAGGAAGTGAAACTATTTCTTCAATGGAAGGAAATATTTCTATGAAAGGTCATAAGGAAGACGTTTTAATACTTTTAACTGGCTCCGATTGGAGACTTAAGGAAAAGTTAGGTGAACTGAGTAAATTAAAAAAGCATGGGATTTCTATATATATTTGCTTATCTTTTGCAGCCGAAAAAATATTAAATTTAAATCAAATTAATAATATTTTAAATCCTGTAGAATTTTATAGGGAGGAAGATTTATTTGATTTAGATTCTATTGTTTCAAAGCACTCAAGGCTTATACTTCCTAATATTACTGTAAATACGCTTTCCAAAATTTCTTTGGGAATATTAGATACAGTAATACCTAATATAGTATGGGATTTTCTAGCTTTAGGAGAAACTGTATATATAGATTTTAATACAGTAAGAAAGCATAAAGGCATGGATATAAAGAATAAAGCGATGAAAAACACTATAGAAAACTATGTTGGAAAAGTGAAAAGTATGGGTGTTATAGATATTAGTGAGGAAAGTTACATTAGTCAAATAGTTAATGAGGATTTTAATAAAACTATTGATAAATCTTTAGGGAACAAAATAGAAGGAGAGAAAAAAGTGATTGTAGAAAAGGATATAGTAAAATTACAATCAAATAACACTCAGTTTTTAGTTCCTAAAAACTCAATTATCACTCCACTAGCTAAAGATAAGGCTAGAGAGTTAAATATTAAAATTATTAAAGAATAA